A stretch of the Nicotiana tabacum cultivar K326 chromosome 6, ASM71507v2, whole genome shotgun sequence genome encodes the following:
- the LOC107772882 gene encoding uncharacterized protein LOC107772882 isoform X2 produces MTTYKTHRSHSPTRLNTIPFAYLQEQQQNKEFDIIAVVVNCRSIKYAGANSNKCREIIVMDTGMNPFILMLWEDFADVDGSTLAAQVAEYPVIVAKRITRTTYGGWKASKLVKLDGLAYAIRRRTTMFSCLPKKWDMLSRLLVQNFSIS; encoded by the exons ATGACAACATACAAGACCCACCGCTCCCACTCTCCGACAAGGTTGAACACTATACCTTTTGCCTATCTGCAGGAGCAACAACAAAATAAGGAATTTG ACATAATTGCCGTCGTGGTGAACTGTAGGTCGATAAAGTATGCTGGCGCTAACAGTAACAAATGTCGTGAAATCATCGTAATGGATACCGG TATGAACCCTTTTATCCTTATGCTGTGGGAAGACTTCGCCGACGTTGATGGAAGCACCCTAGCTGCACAGGTTGCTGAATATCCAGTAATTGTAGCAAAGCGAATTACTCGAACTACCTATGGTG GTTGGAAGGCTTCAAAACTG GTAAAACTAGATGGACTAGCATATGCAATTCGCCGTCGTACCACCATGTTTTCCTGCTTACCAAAAAAATGGGACATGCTTAGCAGGCTATTAGTTCAAAATTTCTCTATCAGTTAA
- the LOC107772882 gene encoding uncharacterized protein LOC107772882 isoform X3 yields MTTYKTHRSHSPTRLNTIPFAYLQEQQQNKEFDIIAVVVNCRSIKYAGANSNKCREIIVMDTGMNPFILMLWEDFADVDGSTLAAQVAEYPVIVAKRITRTTYGDNRPRLMRYSQQNSSRATLSLVLAPKDNEIVPIANI; encoded by the exons ATGACAACATACAAGACCCACCGCTCCCACTCTCCGACAAGGTTGAACACTATACCTTTTGCCTATCTGCAGGAGCAACAACAAAATAAGGAATTTG ACATAATTGCCGTCGTGGTGAACTGTAGGTCGATAAAGTATGCTGGCGCTAACAGTAACAAATGTCGTGAAATCATCGTAATGGATACCGG TATGAACCCTTTTATCCTTATGCTGTGGGAAGACTTCGCCGACGTTGATGGAAGCACCCTAGCTGCACAGGTTGCTGAATATCCAGTAATTGTAGCAAAGCGAATTACTCGAACTACCTATGGTG ACAACCGACCAAGATTGATGAGATACAGTCAGCAAAATTCTTCGAGGGCTACTTTGTCACTTGTGCTGGCGCCAAAAGACAATGAAATTGTACCAATTGCTAATATTTAG
- the LOC107772882 gene encoding uncharacterized protein LOC107772882 isoform X1 → MLTPRARFEVVMTDDSGSAVATLLGELGEKFFDMAAADICEIISVKKQPLPLEHVRQCLPHKLFKIQPRKAFSRTSDMWLFIVSYFVKEDLFQLPAPVASEEIGESSNTKLKNVATRKELKKELESWRKQSVDYGRSYTQRRAGERVNYRSWLFYQKATN, encoded by the exons ATGTTAACACCCAG GGCCCGCTTTGAGGTTGTAATGACAGATGACAGTGGATCAGCGGTTGCAACATTATTAGGCGAACTAGGAGAGAAATTTTTTGATATGGCCGCCGCAGATATCTGTGAAATAATCTCGGTAAAG AAACAACCATTACCTCTTGAACATGTTCGACAGTGTCTTCCTCATAAACTCTTCAAGATACAACCGAGGAAAGCATTTTCTAGAACTTCTGATATGTGGTTGTTCATTGTGTCCTACTTTGTCAAGGAAGATTTGTTTCAGTTGCCCGCACCAGTAGCCtctgaagaaattggagaaagcAGTAACACTAAATTGAAAAATGTTGCAACAAGGAAAGAGTTGAAGAAAGAGTTAGAAAGCTGGAGAAAGCAGTCAGTCGACTATGGAAGAAGTTACACCCAGAGAAGAGCTGGAGAACGAGTTAACTACAGAAGTTGGCTCTTCTACCAAAAGGCAACAAACTGA